One genomic segment of Bacteroides caccae includes these proteins:
- a CDS encoding flavin reductase family protein, with protein sequence MKQDWKPGTMIYPLPAVLVSCGKEESEYNIITVAWTGTICTNPPICYISVRPERHSYEIIKRNMEFVINLTTKDMAFATDWCGVRSGRDYHKFDEMKLTPGQCTVVSAPLIEESPLCIECRVKEIVSLGSHDMFIADVVNVRADDRNLNPETGKLELAEANPLVYVHGGYYGLGEKIGKFGWSVEKKKS encoded by the coding sequence GTGAAACAGGACTGGAAACCAGGAACGATGATTTATCCGCTGCCGGCTGTGCTGGTCAGTTGCGGAAAAGAAGAAAGTGAATATAATATTATCACTGTAGCATGGACGGGTACGATTTGCACAAACCCGCCCATATGCTATATATCCGTACGCCCGGAACGACATTCTTATGAGATTATCAAGCGGAATATGGAGTTTGTCATTAATCTGACGACAAAAGACATGGCTTTCGCCACCGACTGGTGCGGAGTTCGTTCAGGACGCGATTATCATAAGTTTGACGAGATGAAGCTAACCCCGGGGCAGTGCACCGTAGTCAGTGCGCCTTTGATTGAGGAATCTCCCCTCTGCATCGAATGCCGCGTAAAAGAGATCGTATCTCTCGGTTCGCATGATATGTTTATAGCAGATGTAGTAAATGTACGTGCCGACGACCGGAATCTGAATCCTGAGACTGGGAAGCTCGAACTGGCGGAAGCTAATCCTCTGGTATATGTTCACGGAGGATACTATGGTCTGGGAGAAAAAATCGGAAAATTCGGTTGGAGTGTTGAAAAGAAAAAATCATAA